A part of Haliotis asinina isolate JCU_RB_2024 chromosome 10, JCU_Hal_asi_v2, whole genome shotgun sequence genomic DNA contains:
- the LOC137298228 gene encoding peroxisomal membrane protein 11B-like, which produces MSLSRNIIKFNTHTSARDKFYRTFQYGARLIAWYLDTGKDDPLITRLRRVEAALSLSRKLFRLGNTVDLAYKTIDCFSINDYRLMILSVIGNLFKSVWLFLDHCLWFSKIGVLQINQPMWSKWALRVWLVALVASTAADIKKLKIVKAKLEKEIRMKRRVEGEKISPEIQTELHNVQTNFYKDFCDMFIPLSGLNVFNPGVGAVCGVISSLVGFQQEWEKHITPYTPSL; this is translated from the exons GACATTCCAGTATGGCGCCAGGCTGATAGCATGGTATCTTGACACAGGGAAAGATGACCCTCTCATCACACGACTCCGACGCGTGGAAGCAGCACTCTCTCTGTCTAGGAAAC TGTTCAGGCTCGGCAACACAGTAGACCTGGCATACAAGACCATTGACTGCTTCAGCATTAATGACTACAGACTGATGATACTCAGTGTGATTGGCAATCTCTTCAAGTCTGTCTGGCTCTTCCTGGACCACTGTCTCTGGTTCTCCAAGATTGGGGTCCTACAG ATCAACCAACCCATGTGGAGCAAATGGGCATTGAGGGTGTGGCTTGTTGCACTTGTGGCTTCCACAGCTGCCGATATCAAGAAACTCAAAATTGTTAAAGCAAAGCTTGAAAAAGAGATACGGATGAAAAGGAGAGTTGAGGGAGAGAAAATATCCCCTGAAATTCAAACTGAACTTCATAATGTTCAGACAAATTTTTATAAGGATTTCTGTGATATGTTTATTCCCTTGTCAGGCCTGAATGTGTTCAACCCTGGAGTAGGGGCAGTCTGTGGTGTGATTTCCTCACTGGTCGGCTTCCAGCAGGAGTGGGAGAAGCACATCACACCCTACACACCCTCATTATGA